The Actinocatenispora sera genome has a window encoding:
- a CDS encoding FtsK/SpoIIIE domain-containing protein: MAGRREPQLVRLQSSVFALPRWALLIGLIIRCVFRAVRFVFRYWRVTGPAFLLAWLGFNAGWKTVPILLVLVAAALSGWRVGHRESFDRWVRWPFASRWRRWWLYRRGWEPTMRACGLSFAHGSEQYWPRVLSVASSVAGDVVRLRMLRGQTPEHYTGKSAELAYSFGTRLCRVFSGRVNVSPRVHSGRLGAVVAWWERRKYGRDRPTEMTLVFVRGDLLAYVVPAIATDRIASAPDLARLPVGLREDNAPLHLVLAQTHVLIAGATGAGKGSVIWSILRALAGGIRSGLVQVWAIDPKGGMELAMGQRMFARFAYSSLTEMADVLDQAVDVMRERQTRLAGAVRQHTPTPQDPTIVVLVDELAALTAYLTDKDLRARIDSALAMLLSQGRALGVHVIAAVQDPRKEVVKFRDLFPTRVGLRMTEDEQVDMVLGAGARKRGALADQIPASLPGVGYMVLDQRPEPVRVRFTHVTDEHIRDMNARFACPNPYRSGPVDQEASTSRPTVPAQAPAGRRVGVMPAGLLDKLRAEQ; the protein is encoded by the coding sequence ATGGCGGGGCGTCGTGAGCCGCAGTTGGTGCGGCTGCAGTCGTCGGTGTTCGCGCTGCCTCGGTGGGCGCTGCTGATCGGTCTCATCATCCGGTGCGTGTTCCGCGCTGTGCGGTTCGTGTTCCGGTACTGGCGGGTGACCGGACCGGCGTTCCTGCTCGCCTGGTTGGGCTTCAACGCCGGGTGGAAGACCGTGCCGATCCTGCTCGTCCTGGTGGCCGCCGCACTGTCTGGCTGGCGGGTCGGGCATCGCGAGTCGTTCGACCGCTGGGTCCGCTGGCCGTTCGCGTCGCGGTGGCGCCGGTGGTGGCTGTACCGGCGCGGTTGGGAACCGACGATGCGTGCGTGCGGGCTGTCGTTCGCACACGGGTCGGAGCAGTACTGGCCGCGCGTCCTCTCGGTCGCCTCGTCCGTCGCTGGTGATGTGGTGCGGCTGCGGATGCTGCGTGGGCAGACGCCGGAGCACTACACCGGCAAGTCGGCCGAGCTGGCGTACTCGTTCGGTACGCGGCTGTGCCGGGTGTTCTCCGGCCGGGTCAACGTCTCGCCGCGCGTGCACTCCGGGCGGCTCGGCGCCGTCGTGGCGTGGTGGGAGCGCCGCAAGTACGGCCGCGATCGTCCGACCGAGATGACGCTGGTGTTCGTCCGCGGTGACCTGCTCGCGTACGTGGTGCCTGCGATCGCAACGGATCGGATCGCCAGCGCGCCGGACCTGGCTCGACTGCCCGTCGGGCTCCGAGAGGACAACGCGCCGCTGCACCTGGTACTGGCGCAGACGCACGTCCTGATCGCGGGCGCCACCGGGGCCGGGAAGGGCTCGGTGATCTGGTCGATCCTGCGGGCGCTGGCCGGCGGGATCCGCAGTGGCCTCGTGCAGGTGTGGGCCATCGATCCGAAGGGTGGGATGGAGCTGGCGATGGGGCAGCGGATGTTTGCGCGCTTCGCGTACTCGTCGCTGACCGAGATGGCCGACGTCCTGGACCAGGCCGTCGACGTCATGCGCGAGCGGCAGACCCGGCTGGCCGGCGCCGTTCGCCAGCACACTCCGACTCCGCAGGACCCGACGATCGTCGTGCTCGTCGACGAGCTGGCGGCGCTGACCGCGTACCTCACTGACAAGGATCTCCGGGCGCGGATCGATTCGGCGTTGGCGATGCTGCTGTCGCAGGGTCGGGCGCTCGGTGTGCACGTGATCGCGGCGGTGCAGGACCCGCGCAAGGAGGTCGTCAAGTTCCGCGACCTGTTCCCGACCCGGGTGGGCCTGCGGATGACCGAGGATGAGCAGGTCGACATGGTGCTCGGCGCGGGCGCTCGGAAGCGGGGCGCGCTGGCTGACCAGATCCCGGCCAGCCTGCCCGGCGTCGGCTACATGGTGCTCGACCAGCGGCCCGAACCGGTCCGGGTGCGGTTCACCCACGTCACCGACGAGCACATCCGGGACATGAACGCGCGGTTCGCCTGCCCGAACCCGTACCGCTCGGGTCCCGTCGACCAGGAAGCGTCGACGAGCCGGCCGACGGTACCGGCGCAGGCTCCGGCCGGTCGACGCGTCGGCGTCATGCCCGCGGGGCTGCTGGACAAGCTGAGGGCCGAGCAGTGA
- a CDS encoding DUF2637 domain-containing protein: MPTGEQVESVARVGILAGIGVMAGAASFTHMHDWTMANAPAGTGDWFGWANAMASELTPTVAVLDMRRRRRTGASVRFPAVVLVGFLGLSMAAQFARAKPSVSGWLLAVVPAVAFAVLSKMVLTGGPATKQEPVQDNGTSDPASSASVAASTGDVPAPSLVPSTSLPTPSVGPTRMGPPARPTAPRVVVPSRPISRTSLNGKEVPTA; encoded by the coding sequence ATGCCTACGGGAGAGCAGGTGGAGAGCGTCGCGCGCGTCGGCATCCTGGCCGGTATCGGGGTGATGGCGGGCGCCGCGAGCTTCACGCACATGCACGACTGGACGATGGCCAACGCTCCGGCCGGCACCGGCGACTGGTTCGGCTGGGCGAACGCGATGGCCTCCGAGCTGACTCCGACCGTGGCGGTACTCGACATGCGCCGCCGGCGGCGAACCGGTGCCTCGGTGCGGTTCCCCGCCGTCGTACTGGTCGGGTTCCTCGGCCTGTCGATGGCGGCGCAGTTCGCGCGTGCGAAGCCGTCGGTGTCCGGGTGGCTGCTGGCGGTCGTACCGGCTGTCGCGTTCGCCGTACTGAGCAAGATGGTGCTGACTGGTGGCCCTGCGACGAAGCAGGAACCGGTGCAGGACAACGGAACGAGTGACCCGGCGTCCTCTGCATCGGTGGCTGCGTCGACCGGCGATGTCCCGGCACCTTCGCTTGTTCCGTCGACTTCGCTGCCGACTCCATCTGTTGGGCCGACCCGAATGGGCCCGCCGGCCCGGCCTACGGCTCCGCGCGTGGTGGTGCCGTCCCGACCGATCTCCCGTACGTCGCTCAACGGCAAGGAGGTACCGACCGCATGA
- a CDS encoding replication initiator, translating into MLQPIAKDVAAELAKKFGVCVKPVWLRRTNTATGETELISVPCGATSAAKCEPCAEANRRLRMQQIREGWHLTDEPVTTPDAPTDEQRELVEYRAVLEFARTSVVMAAEWEQVAELDAEIDQVDEQITAAGIRGSVLPGGRKDGTDGQEAAPARKRSTKRRQDAPDLPRLPVANRTIPHPHIGTDGREHRDSMFLTLTLGSYGPIHSAYHRRGRVQPCECGELHGQHDPRLGTPVDPDSYDYRAAALDCIHFAKVLDRFWQNLRRAVGWNVQYAGSIEMQKRLAPHGHFAIRGALPRKLVRQVAAATYHQVWWPAHDRLVYDPDGALPTWDATEKTYRDPEAGAALPTWDEALDAIDDDPDAEPAHVARLGTVNVKGVRGGSDNAEKTIRYITKYIAKDITDAVSPDSRAQEDHMARLAAELQTLPCSPTCPNWLLYGIQPKNAKATARPGRCKGKVHQRRTLGFTGRRVLVSRQWSNKTLADHRADRKAWVKALLALSATDEQGQADDADGPVLDRYEYALASRDDPDVPPAHVHFLRKIAERQQWKAQRDAAMERLRLLSATPNQAA; encoded by the coding sequence TTGTTGCAGCCGATCGCGAAGGACGTTGCCGCCGAGCTGGCGAAGAAGTTCGGGGTGTGCGTCAAACCGGTCTGGCTGCGCCGCACCAACACCGCCACCGGCGAAACCGAGCTGATCTCGGTACCCTGCGGGGCCACCTCGGCGGCCAAGTGTGAACCGTGCGCGGAAGCCAACCGTCGGCTGCGGATGCAGCAGATCCGCGAGGGCTGGCACCTGACCGACGAACCGGTCACGACCCCGGATGCTCCGACCGACGAGCAGCGGGAGCTGGTCGAGTACCGGGCCGTCCTGGAGTTCGCGCGCACGTCGGTGGTGATGGCGGCGGAGTGGGAGCAGGTCGCCGAGCTGGACGCGGAGATCGACCAGGTGGACGAGCAGATCACCGCGGCCGGCATCCGCGGCTCGGTCCTCCCCGGGGGCCGAAAGGACGGCACCGACGGGCAGGAGGCGGCTCCGGCGCGGAAGCGGTCGACCAAACGGCGGCAGGACGCACCCGACCTGCCTCGGCTGCCCGTGGCGAACCGCACAATCCCGCACCCGCACATCGGCACCGACGGCCGGGAGCACCGCGACTCGATGTTCCTGACGCTCACCCTCGGCTCGTACGGGCCGATCCACTCGGCGTACCACCGACGCGGACGCGTTCAGCCGTGCGAGTGCGGGGAGCTGCACGGCCAGCATGACCCGCGCCTCGGCACCCCGGTCGACCCCGACTCGTACGACTACCGGGCCGCGGCGCTGGACTGCATCCACTTCGCCAAGGTGCTCGACCGGTTCTGGCAGAACCTGCGCCGCGCCGTCGGCTGGAACGTGCAGTACGCCGGGTCAATCGAGATGCAGAAGCGGTTGGCTCCGCACGGGCACTTCGCGATTCGGGGTGCGCTGCCGCGCAAGCTGGTCCGGCAGGTGGCGGCGGCGACGTATCACCAGGTGTGGTGGCCCGCTCATGATCGGCTCGTGTACGACCCGGACGGCGCTCTGCCGACCTGGGACGCGACCGAGAAGACGTATCGCGACCCGGAAGCCGGGGCAGCGCTGCCGACCTGGGATGAGGCGCTGGACGCAATCGACGACGACCCGGACGCCGAACCGGCGCACGTGGCCCGGCTCGGCACGGTCAACGTCAAGGGCGTCCGCGGCGGCTCGGACAACGCCGAGAAAACGATCCGCTACATCACGAAGTACATCGCCAAAGACATCACCGACGCCGTGTCGCCGGACTCGCGGGCGCAGGAAGACCACATGGCGCGCCTGGCGGCCGAGCTGCAAACCCTGCCGTGCTCGCCGACCTGCCCGAACTGGCTGCTCTACGGCATCCAGCCGAAGAACGCGAAAGCGACCGCGCGGCCGGGGCGGTGCAAGGGCAAGGTGCATCAGCGGCGCACGCTCGGCTTCACCGGTCGGCGCGTCCTGGTCTCCCGGCAGTGGTCGAACAAGACCCTCGCCGACCACCGCGCCGACCGGAAGGCTTGGGTGAAGGCGCTCCTCGCCCTTTCGGCAACCGACGAGCAGGGCCAGGCGGACGACGCTGACGGCCCGGTACTCGACCGGTACGAGTACGCGTTGGCGTCCCGGGACGACCCCGACGTGCCGCCGGCGCACGTCCATTTCCTGCGCAAGATCGCCGAACGCCAGCAGTGGAAGGCGCAGCGCGATGCGGCCATGGAACGGCTGCGACTTCTTTCGGCAACTCCGAACCAAGCGGCATGA
- a CDS encoding helix-turn-helix transcriptional regulator, giving the protein MLIKDEWLSIGQIAAELRVSRSTVYYWRQTGTGPRATRLPNGELRIRRSVLDAWLADREEAA; this is encoded by the coding sequence GTGTTGATCAAGGATGAGTGGTTGAGCATCGGCCAGATTGCCGCGGAGCTGCGGGTCTCGCGGTCGACGGTCTACTACTGGCGCCAGACCGGTACGGGTCCTCGCGCGACCCGACTCCCGAACGGGGAGTTGCGCATTCGCCGCAGCGTTCTCGACGCCTGGCTCGCGGATCGGGAGGAGGCCGCGTGA
- a CDS encoding tyrosine-type recombinase/integrase — protein MNSYDVQISDVWKRKDSGGVRRSRPYRLRWKVGGQPFELYYRTKALANSDRARLVHAANAGEPFDTETGRPVTEARTLNMPTWYEHARDYVAMKWPRAAAKTRRSMVEALVVITPVLTKQVKGRPPAAVLRRALYLYGLNPRRWDEEVPAPEAKALDWLARASLPLDALANAATARRALDACAVRLDGKAAAATTVARKRAVFYNALGYAVEREQLSANPIDKIDWKAPQVASAVDRRTVANPDQVAKILDGVRSLGKPGLRLLAFYACIYYTGARPSEVAYLKRSDCRLPATGWGRVTYVETQPRAGGHWTDDGSPREVRGLKHRPRKETREVPAPPELVALLREHIDREGVAADGRLFRSARGNPVSDSVYDRLWKKARKQAFTAEQVASPLARRPYDLRHAAASLWLNAGVSPTRVARRLGHSVEVLLRVYANCVDGDEELMNQRIGQALTGRGVTAALDQAAEGIAEGRNRAGGTAGADDLAEGA, from the coding sequence GTGAACAGCTATGACGTCCAGATCTCCGACGTCTGGAAGCGCAAGGACTCCGGAGGCGTTCGGCGGTCGAGGCCGTACCGGCTGCGGTGGAAGGTCGGCGGCCAACCCTTCGAGCTGTACTACCGGACGAAGGCGCTCGCGAACTCCGACCGCGCCCGCCTGGTCCACGCGGCCAACGCGGGCGAGCCGTTCGACACCGAGACCGGCCGTCCGGTGACCGAAGCGCGCACGCTGAACATGCCGACCTGGTACGAGCACGCTCGCGACTACGTGGCGATGAAGTGGCCGCGCGCGGCTGCGAAGACCCGGCGCTCGATGGTGGAGGCGCTGGTGGTGATCACGCCGGTACTGACGAAGCAGGTGAAGGGCCGCCCGCCGGCCGCGGTGCTCCGCCGCGCGCTCTACCTCTACGGGCTCAACCCGCGGCGCTGGGATGAAGAGGTACCGGCGCCGGAGGCGAAGGCGCTCGACTGGCTGGCCCGGGCATCCCTGCCGCTCGACGCACTGGCCAACGCCGCGACGGCCCGGCGGGCTCTCGACGCGTGTGCGGTCCGGCTCGACGGGAAGGCCGCCGCCGCGACCACGGTCGCCCGGAAACGCGCCGTCTTCTACAACGCGCTCGGGTACGCAGTCGAGCGGGAACAGCTTTCGGCAAACCCGATCGACAAGATCGACTGGAAGGCACCGCAGGTCGCCTCGGCCGTCGACCGGCGCACCGTGGCCAACCCGGATCAGGTGGCGAAGATCCTCGACGGCGTGCGCTCGCTCGGGAAGCCGGGCCTGCGGCTGCTCGCGTTCTACGCCTGCATCTACTACACCGGCGCGCGTCCCTCCGAGGTCGCGTACCTGAAGCGGTCCGACTGCCGGCTTCCGGCAACCGGCTGGGGGAGGGTCACCTACGTCGAGACGCAACCGCGGGCCGGCGGGCACTGGACCGACGACGGCAGTCCGCGCGAGGTACGCGGACTCAAGCACCGACCCCGGAAGGAGACCCGCGAGGTACCGGCACCGCCGGAGCTGGTCGCGCTGCTCCGCGAGCACATCGATCGGGAAGGCGTCGCCGCCGACGGCCGGCTTTTCCGCAGCGCCCGGGGCAACCCGGTCTCGGACAGCGTGTACGACCGGCTGTGGAAGAAGGCCAGGAAGCAAGCGTTTACCGCGGAGCAGGTGGCCTCGCCGCTGGCCCGCCGTCCGTACGACCTGCGGCACGCGGCGGCGTCGCTCTGGCTCAACGCTGGTGTCTCGCCGACCCGCGTCGCCCGTCGGCTCGGGCACAGCGTCGAGGTGCTGCTTCGCGTGTACGCGAACTGCGTAGACGGTGACGAAGAGTTGATGAACCAGCGGATCGGCCAGGCGCTGACCGGCCGGGGCGTCACCGCGGCGCTCGATCAGGCGGCCGAGGGCATCGCGGAGGGCAGGAACCGGGCCGGGGGCACGGCAGGGGCAGACGACCTCGCCGAGGGTGCCTGA